In the genome of Armatimonadota bacterium, one region contains:
- a CDS encoding oxidoreductase, producing MNHSAVETASVLPALVIFVPTATALLIFAFGRFVSWLRETLAFAGVTFALILSVIIGYKTLHGEILTSFETQLYADSLSALLISMVSLVSFVAVVYSLKYMRHQVKEGGLPHTTTSGRLTAFYGWLMLFISTMIWACLSNNIIMLYVAVEASTIASGLLVAFYWDKRALEAGYKYLMLLTVGITFSLFGCVLLYATGSNLPGVGGAKGLLISELKLHASSFPITTIVLASAFLIIGFGTKAGVAPFHPWLPDAHAEAPTPVSALLSGVMIKVAMYALVRTVTIFYPSFSPVAMFALGLGVFTLVIGDLMALAQDDLKRMLAYSSVSQIGYILMGFGIGTQLGIYAGLFHMVNHAIAKALLFLAAGAVIYSTGMRNISQLGGLAKKMPITSFCFFIGALAVSGIPPLNGFHSKLALFVAGADAGNWWAVGFGIAASLVTLVVLLKAAKNIFWGKESEAVADTSVREAPLTVVISMLILAILCLGVGLYPKAVYPPIKEAASYVQTINTSNKKWRLLKTRRSGNHMTEVRKKC from the coding sequence ATGAATCATTCGGCTGTAGAAACGGCTTCGGTATTGCCAGCGTTAGTAATTTTTGTTCCGACTGCAACGGCGCTCCTAATATTTGCTTTCGGAAGATTTGTTTCATGGTTGCGTGAGACCCTGGCTTTTGCAGGCGTTACCTTTGCTTTGATATTGTCCGTGATAATTGGATATAAAACACTACATGGCGAGATTTTAACTTCCTTTGAAACACAGCTATATGCTGATTCTTTGAGCGCTTTGCTAATAAGCATGGTCTCGCTTGTTAGCTTTGTGGCAGTTGTTTATTCCCTTAAATACATGCGGCATCAAGTAAAAGAAGGTGGGCTTCCGCATACAACCACCAGTGGTAGATTAACAGCTTTTTACGGCTGGCTAATGCTTTTTATTTCTACCATGATCTGGGCATGCCTCTCTAACAATATAATTATGTTATATGTGGCAGTTGAAGCAAGCACTATTGCAAGTGGCCTTCTTGTTGCATTTTATTGGGATAAGCGAGCGCTGGAAGCTGGTTACAAGTATCTAATGCTGCTTACCGTAGGCATAACTTTCTCGCTTTTTGGTTGCGTGCTTTTATATGCCACCGGCTCAAACCTGCCTGGGGTAGGGGGAGCCAAGGGATTGCTAATATCTGAACTAAAACTACATGCCAGCAGCTTTCCCATTACAACAATAGTTCTTGCCTCGGCTTTTCTGATTATTGGGTTTGGAACGAAAGCCGGAGTTGCGCCATTTCATCCATGGTTGCCAGATGCTCATGCAGAAGCGCCAACACCAGTTTCGGCGCTTCTTTCGGGCGTGATGATTAAGGTCGCGATGTATGCTCTTGTGAGAACAGTTACAATTTTCTATCCTAGTTTCTCGCCTGTCGCGATGTTTGCACTTGGACTTGGTGTATTCACGCTTGTAATCGGAGATCTCATGGCTCTAGCACAGGATGACTTAAAGCGGATGCTTGCATATTCATCCGTCAGCCAAATAGGCTATATACTTATGGGATTTGGAATAGGTACGCAGTTGGGTATATATGCTGGACTTTTTCACATGGTAAATCACGCTATTGCAAAGGCTTTGCTTTTCCTTGCGGCGGGTGCGGTAATCTACTCTACTGGGATGCGAAATATTTCCCAGCTAGGTGGCCTCGCAAAGAAAATGCCTATCACAAGCTTTTGCTTCTTTATAGGAGCGCTGGCGGTTTCTGGTATTCCTCCTCTTAATGGTTTCCATAGCAAGCTTGCGCTGTTCGTCGCTGGCGCAGATGCAGGTAACTGGTGGGCTGTTGGATTTGGTATAGCTGCTAGCTTGGTAACGCTTGTGGTGCTTTTGAAAGCTGCTAAAAACATATTCTGGGGTAAAGAAAGCGAAGCAGTTGCTGATACATCTGTTCGAGAAGCACCTCTAACTGTTGTGATTTCAATGTTGATTCTTGCTATCCTTTGCTTGGGGGTTGGGCTTTACCCAAAGGCAGTCTACCCGCCAATTAAAGAAGCCGCATCTTATGTCCAAACAATCAACACATCTAATAAAAAGTGGCGGTTGCTGAAAACCCGAAGGTCGGGAAACCACATGACAGAAGTTCGAAAGAAATGTTAA
- a CDS encoding NADH-quinone oxidoreductase subunit K: MTHISPELIHTLSLLMILTSFAAVEARNLRHSTVAYLAQALLICGLLFAYSTQNSALLYWAVTALITKAVLVPWFLWNATAGHEQETKPLIGFGPSAVILIALLAVMYKLTHMHASLFVAQTQELAEIANTNLAVAFTVFVLGLYAILTRRDAIKTVIGLCLLENGVHLSLVSLAPTIRETALAGIATEVVVTVYLLLYIIGGIRSKFGTTDTFKLSELHW, translated from the coding sequence ATGACACACATTAGTCCCGAATTAATTCATACACTAAGCTTGCTAATGATTCTAACAAGCTTTGCAGCTGTTGAAGCTAGGAATTTACGCCATTCTACCGTTGCATATCTAGCACAGGCATTGCTGATATGTGGACTACTTTTTGCATATTCTACTCAGAACTCGGCATTGCTTTACTGGGCGGTTACTGCACTTATTACAAAGGCGGTACTAGTGCCATGGTTTCTTTGGAATGCAACCGCTGGTCATGAGCAGGAAACAAAACCCCTCATTGGCTTTGGCCCTTCAGCGGTTATACTGATTGCGCTGCTCGCTGTCATGTACAAACTTACTCATATGCATGCAAGTTTGTTTGTAGCGCAGACCCAGGAATTGGCGGAGATTGCCAATACCAACCTTGCTGTAGCATTCACTGTATTTGTGCTGGGACTATATGCCATCTTGACTAGGCGTGATGCCATAAAGACGGTTATTGGCCTTTGTCTTTTGGAGAATGGCGTGCATCTGAGCTTGGTTAGCCTTGCGCCTACGATTCGCGAAACGGCGCTTGCCGGTATCGCCACCGAAGTAGTAGTGACAGTCTACTTATTGCTTTACATCATCGGCGGAATCCGGTCGAAATTCGGCACGACAGATACATTCAAACTCTCAGAGTTACACTGGTAG